A window of the Vibrio fluvialis genome harbors these coding sequences:
- a CDS encoding sensor histidine kinase produces the protein MDGLQKWLNRSVKARLSFWMSLIIIVMSVFSAGLSFTFSFYEAHQLQDDQLRQFGALINHQGLISASQPFDLKLSEIDKDARIFLRVLNEDNANSNSAFTPRMAEGFTTLRDKGRTWRVYVLTTDAGQKISLAQDIDLRNEFAREGALYSLLPTLFLMPILLILTNLLINRIFLPVSASANKINRLSTEQPCVIDLDSVPLEIKPFVMSINSLLARLYHSMEQQKRFIANAAHELRTPLTALSLQAESLGSQQSTPAQQRKISRLQDGLNRARNLLEQLLTHARMQENGREPEQPCSVQDTLRSVLADTIVYAQRKGVDVGLTSSTDATLRLAPIDLYTLLKNLVDNAIRYTPAQGTVDISVHQRDYYVEIRVSDSGPGIPQQALSQVFEPFYRGDNHSEPGSGLGLSIVSTILKRLKGKIVLRNKDHQQQVTGLEVSVFLPTHQHFNRAISL, from the coding sequence ATGGATGGTCTCCAAAAATGGCTGAATCGCTCGGTTAAAGCTCGTCTGTCCTTTTGGATGTCGCTGATCATCATCGTGATGTCCGTGTTCAGTGCCGGGTTGTCGTTCACCTTCTCCTTTTATGAAGCGCATCAGTTGCAAGATGATCAGTTGCGTCAGTTTGGCGCGCTGATCAATCATCAGGGTTTGATTTCTGCCAGCCAGCCGTTTGATCTCAAGCTGTCTGAAATCGACAAAGACGCGCGCATTTTTCTGCGCGTGCTTAATGAGGATAATGCCAACTCAAACTCCGCCTTTACCCCACGTATGGCAGAAGGGTTTACGACTCTGCGCGACAAAGGCCGCACCTGGCGGGTGTATGTGTTGACGACCGATGCTGGCCAGAAAATTTCCCTCGCTCAGGATATCGATTTACGCAACGAATTTGCCCGTGAAGGTGCGCTTTACTCATTGCTGCCGACCCTGTTTCTGATGCCAATTCTGCTGATCCTGACCAATCTGCTCATCAACCGCATCTTTTTGCCCGTCAGCGCCTCGGCCAACAAAATCAATCGCCTCTCCACCGAGCAGCCATGCGTGATTGACCTGGATTCCGTGCCGCTGGAAATAAAACCGTTTGTCATGTCCATCAACTCCCTTCTGGCACGGTTATACCATTCCATGGAGCAGCAGAAACGTTTCATTGCTAACGCCGCGCATGAACTGCGCACGCCACTCACGGCGCTGAGTTTGCAGGCGGAAAGTTTAGGTTCTCAGCAATCCACGCCCGCGCAGCAGAGAAAAATCAGCCGCCTGCAAGATGGGTTGAATCGCGCGCGCAATTTGTTGGAACAGTTACTGACTCACGCCCGAATGCAGGAAAACGGCCGCGAGCCGGAGCAACCTTGTTCCGTACAAGACACGCTGCGTTCGGTGCTGGCGGATACGATTGTTTACGCGCAGCGCAAAGGGGTCGATGTCGGGCTGACCTCCAGTACTGATGCCACGCTCCGCCTCGCGCCGATCGATCTGTACACATTGCTGAAAAATCTGGTCGATAACGCCATTCGCTACACACCAGCGCAAGGTACGGTCGATATCTCCGTCCATCAGCGCGACTACTACGTCGAAATCAGAGTCAGTGACAGCGGACCGGGCATTCCACAACAGGCGTTGAGCCAGGTATTTGAACCGTTTTATCGCGGTGACAACCATTCGGAACCGGGATCCGGGCTGGGGCTCTCGATCGTCAGCACCATTCTGAAACGGTTGAAAGGTAAAATCGTGTTGCGGAACAAAGATCACCAGCAACAGGTCACCGGGCTGGAAGTCTCGGTGTTTCTGCCCACACATCAGCATTTCAACCGCGCGATAAGCCTATGA
- a CDS encoding response regulator transcription factor: MRILLVEDDHMIGEVVEQELQEQHFAVDWVKDGNSATLAADTHHYEVVLLDLGLPQKHGFDVLRHLRGNGNHAGVIIMTAQDATEDKIKGLDLGADDYLIKPFEMGELIARIKAVARRKAGHSGPIYSNGVISLNPATHETDVNGESIRLTAREFSVLQALLQRPGTILSRSDLEERIYGWHQEVESNVIEFIISSLRKKLGCKTYIINVRGVGWMVSKNG, encoded by the coding sequence ATGAGAATATTGCTGGTCGAAGATGACCACATGATTGGCGAAGTGGTTGAGCAAGAATTGCAGGAACAACACTTTGCCGTGGATTGGGTCAAAGACGGCAACAGCGCCACTTTGGCCGCTGACACCCACCATTACGAGGTGGTGCTGCTTGATCTCGGCCTGCCACAAAAACACGGTTTTGACGTGCTGCGACATCTGCGTGGCAACGGAAATCATGCAGGCGTGATCATCATGACTGCGCAGGATGCCACCGAAGACAAAATCAAAGGACTCGATCTCGGCGCCGATGATTACCTCATCAAGCCATTTGAGATGGGTGAACTCATCGCGCGCATCAAAGCGGTCGCCCGACGTAAAGCCGGACATTCAGGCCCCATTTACTCCAATGGCGTCATCAGCCTCAATCCGGCGACCCACGAAACGGACGTCAACGGCGAGAGCATTCGCCTGACCGCAAGGGAATTCTCGGTGTTGCAGGCTCTGTTACAACGGCCGGGGACCATCTTGTCGCGCTCGGATTTAGAAGAGCGTATCTATGGCTGGCATCAGGAAGTCGAGAGCAACGTGATTGAATTCATCATCAGTTCTCTGCGCAAAAAGCTGGGTTGCAAAACATACATTATTAACGTCAGAGGTGTCGGATGGATGGTCTCCAAAAATGGCTGA
- a CDS encoding undecaprenyl-diphosphatase, whose translation MSITKGIAEMPLVIVPLCLLALWFTSSRGKAVAFHAALATVLALTTNLLISLLWYHNRPFADHLGLQLIAHVTDSSFPSDHVTLMAGIGFAIGRDKTYRLLAGVILALSVLTGWARVYVGVHYPFDILGAYLVSGAVVWGYFQWLSARFTPLLNGLISLERVVLRRAR comes from the coding sequence ATGAGTATAACCAAGGGCATTGCGGAAATGCCTTTGGTTATCGTGCCACTGTGCCTGCTGGCGCTGTGGTTTACCAGCTCGCGTGGCAAAGCGGTGGCATTTCACGCCGCATTGGCGACGGTGTTGGCGCTGACGACGAACCTGCTTATTTCGCTGCTGTGGTATCACAATCGTCCGTTCGCGGATCATCTTGGGCTACAACTGATTGCCCATGTAACTGACTCTTCATTTCCCAGCGATCATGTGACACTCATGGCGGGCATTGGTTTCGCTATCGGTCGGGATAAAACTTATCGGCTGCTCGCCGGAGTGATTTTAGCCCTCTCGGTGCTGACGGGTTGGGCGCGAGTCTATGTCGGCGTGCATTATCCGTTCGATATCCTCGGTGCGTACTTAGTCAGTGGGGCAGTGGTTTGGGGCTATTTTCAATGGCTTTCCGCGCGGTTTACACCTCTGTTGAATGGTTTGATCAGCTTAGAACGCGTAGTGTTGCGTCGGGCGCGATAA
- a CDS encoding glycosyltransferase family 9 protein, with protein MMQMVSENPKLRIKNHLRKFDRYRKNKMSNIANLMLSAVGNHRYSQSSLIAADEVKEILIVRSNDRVGNTVFLIPFIRQVQHHYPNANITLLLNKRWQQDVFANMGIETFEFANLSFSSLSQCVKSVRNLRKRVFDLCLSPSVSAQSSVLCSLMSARNKISYTSRYDNAFTHTFPVHKVYSHAALCNLSLLPQLHSSELLVNPWNSHQISISEEECRQGFEAKGALAGDDSLCLTFFRGARGDKKLTDVEWLNILRQFERAHHQPITWIEIMGPEIEAPLCHNIQTYRSKSLRELACFLRHTDGFISCDTGPLHLADAAGASCIGLYTHTDPAVYGLLGERCFHVTDLDNIDAATILRALESAKVLPQAA; from the coding sequence ATGATGCAAATGGTCAGTGAGAATCCAAAACTGCGAATCAAAAATCACTTACGTAAATTTGATCGCTACCGTAAGAACAAGATGTCCAACATCGCGAATCTGATGCTGTCTGCTGTCGGTAACCACCGTTATTCTCAGTCGTCATTGATTGCCGCCGATGAGGTTAAGGAAATTCTGATCGTCAGAAGTAATGACCGTGTTGGCAACACCGTATTCCTGATCCCGTTTATTCGTCAGGTTCAACACCACTACCCGAATGCCAACATTACACTGCTGCTCAATAAACGCTGGCAGCAAGATGTGTTTGCCAATATGGGGATTGAAACCTTTGAGTTTGCTAATCTGTCGTTTTCCAGTTTGTCGCAGTGTGTGAAATCCGTGCGCAACCTGAGAAAGCGCGTATTTGATCTCTGCCTGTCACCAAGTGTGTCGGCGCAATCTTCCGTACTTTGCTCGCTCATGAGTGCGCGCAATAAGATTTCCTACACCAGCCGCTACGACAACGCCTTCACTCACACTTTCCCGGTGCACAAGGTGTATTCGCATGCCGCGCTGTGTAACTTAAGCCTGCTGCCGCAACTGCACAGTTCAGAGTTACTGGTTAACCCGTGGAACAGCCATCAAATCAGCATCAGCGAGGAAGAGTGTCGCCAAGGGTTTGAAGCCAAGGGCGCGCTGGCTGGTGATGATTCACTGTGCCTGACTTTCTTCCGTGGTGCGCGCGGCGATAAAAAACTCACGGATGTCGAGTGGCTCAATATTCTGCGTCAGTTCGAACGCGCTCATCATCAACCTATCACCTGGATTGAAATCATGGGGCCGGAAATCGAAGCGCCACTGTGCCACAATATTCAAACCTACCGCAGTAAAAGCCTGCGTGAACTGGCGTGCTTCCTGCGTCACACCGATGGTTTCATCAGTTGCGATACCGGACCACTGCACCTGGCCGACGCCGCGGGCGCAAGCTGTATTGGTTTGTACACGCACACGGATCCTGCGGTTTATGGCCTGCTGGGCGAACGCTGCTTCCATGTGACAGACCTAGACAACATTGACGCAGCCACCATTCTGCGCGCACTGGAATCGGCTAAGGTTCTGCCGCAAGCCGCCTAA
- a CDS encoding DEAD/DEAH box helicase, whose protein sequence is MGFTSLGLSAPILQAIKEKGYETPSPIQAQAIPAVLQGKDVMAAAQTGTGKTAGFTLPILERLSGGPRVRGNQVRALILTPTRELAAQVQECVFTYSRHLPLSSAVVFGGVKINPQMLRLRKGADVLVATPGRLMDLYNQNAVKFDQLEVLVLDEADRMLDMGFIRDIRKILELLPKKRQNLLFSATFSDEIRALAKGLVNDPVEISVNPANSTAKTVEQCVYPADVKKKAPMLVKLIKDGNWQQVLVFTRTKRGANKLAAFLNEEGIKAAAIHGNKSQGARTTALAEFKSGELRVLVATDIAARGIDIPQLPQVVNFELPNVAEDYVHRIGRTGRAGEAGRAISLVCAVEAPDLFGIERLIQQVLPRVELEGFKPTNAVPESKLDTRPIKPKKPKKPKKPAVQGEGKAQGDKPAGNGKKSGQANAGSKSGKPRHGNPQAKKEQPEGAKPKQRNGARSGKAGEQNSGAAKANKPRRYNNGNGAPRARQTADANR, encoded by the coding sequence ATGGGTTTTACCTCGTTAGGTCTGTCTGCACCAATCCTCCAAGCTATCAAGGAAAAAGGCTACGAAACGCCTTCTCCAATTCAGGCACAAGCCATTCCTGCTGTGCTACAAGGCAAGGATGTGATGGCCGCGGCTCAGACAGGTACAGGTAAAACCGCCGGATTTACCCTGCCGATTCTGGAACGCCTGAGCGGAGGCCCGCGTGTACGTGGCAACCAGGTACGTGCCCTGATCCTGACTCCGACCCGTGAACTGGCGGCTCAGGTACAAGAGTGCGTGTTTACCTACAGCCGTCATCTGCCGCTGAGCAGTGCGGTGGTGTTTGGTGGCGTGAAGATAAACCCACAAATGCTGCGCCTGCGTAAAGGGGCGGATGTACTGGTAGCAACACCGGGCCGTCTGATGGATCTGTATAACCAGAACGCGGTCAAATTTGACCAACTGGAAGTGCTGGTGCTGGACGAAGCCGACCGCATGCTGGACATGGGCTTTATCCGCGATATCCGTAAGATTCTTGAACTGCTGCCAAAGAAACGTCAGAACCTGCTGTTCTCGGCTACCTTCTCTGATGAAATTCGCGCACTGGCGAAAGGTCTGGTGAACGATCCGGTGGAGATTTCGGTCAACCCGGCGAACTCGACGGCAAAAACCGTTGAGCAGTGTGTGTATCCGGCGGACGTGAAAAAGAAAGCACCGATGCTGGTGAAACTGATCAAAGACGGCAACTGGCAACAAGTGCTGGTGTTTACCCGCACCAAGCGTGGCGCGAACAAGCTGGCGGCGTTTTTGAATGAAGAGGGCATCAAAGCTGCTGCGATTCACGGTAACAAGAGTCAGGGCGCACGCACGACGGCACTGGCTGAATTTAAATCCGGTGAACTGCGTGTACTGGTGGCAACTGATATCGCCGCGCGTGGCATCGATATTCCACAGCTTCCACAAGTGGTGAACTTTGAACTGCCAAATGTGGCGGAAGACTACGTACACCGCATTGGTCGTACGGGCCGTGCGGGCGAAGCGGGTCGTGCCATCTCGTTGGTGTGTGCCGTTGAAGCGCCGGATCTGTTCGGCATTGAACGTCTGATTCAGCAAGTATTGCCACGTGTGGAACTGGAAGGCTTTAAACCAACCAACGCAGTGCCGGAATCTAAACTGGATACTCGTCCAATCAAACCGAAAAAGCCAAAGAAACCGAAGAAGCCTGCCGTGCAGGGTGAAGGCAAAGCGCAAGGCGATAAGCCGGCGGGCAATGGTAAAAAATCAGGTCAGGCAAACGCCGGGTCTAAATCAGGTAAGCCACGCCATGGCAATCCTCAGGCGAAGAAAGAACAGCCTGAAGGCGCGAAACCAAAACAGCGCAACGGTGCGCGTTCGGGCAAAGCGGGTGAGCAGAACTCAGGGGCTGCGAAAGCGAACAAGCCAAGACGCTACAACAATGGCAATGGTGCGCCACGCGCTCGCCAAACTGCAGACGCCAATCGTTAA
- a CDS encoding LTA synthase family protein, giving the protein MATLISVLTGERSKFKFGALLPLLCFALIDLVLLSLSRLMLSVWQSERVFSTTDFGQIFIGGLRIDISSIGYLFAPALLLVIAATLLRATRHIRVPLKVYLVGGSLLFLFFELITPTFILEYDLRPNRLFIDYLIYPKEVFSMLVSGYKTEILVTFVVLFVAARLLGKAFDAVWSSDVKGALVSQIAMQLVLTCLLVLGARGTLEHRPINPALVAFSTDHLLNDLSLNSAYSVAFAWKQAKSEMSSSDFYGPMDQKALLSEIHRTLQNPNADFADPNAPTKTMHTTSFPGRKKNLVILLQESLGARYVGKLGGLPLTPNLDKIMDEGWNFTRLYATGTRSVRGIEAVVTGFTPTPARAVVKLGKSQQNFFTLASFLGNQGYHTQFIYGGEAHFDNMKTFFLGNGFQDIVQGSDFDKVDFTGSWGASDEDLYDQANKEFTELHQQGKPFFSLVFTSSNHSPFDYPDGKITPYDSDKQTRNNAAKYSDYALGEFVKKAKQSEYWKDTIFVVVADHDSRVYGASLVPVRHFHIPAVIFGNDVPHKVDDRLASQIDLGPTLLSLIGASGEHPMLGNDFTKPLTESQPRALLQYDKNFAYLKQGKAVVFQPDKAPQTFLLDGENLTPTQPDEALAQEAHAYANFGSMAYQKGWYAP; this is encoded by the coding sequence ATGGCTACGCTGATTTCTGTCCTGACGGGCGAGCGTTCGAAGTTTAAATTCGGCGCTCTGCTGCCGCTGCTGTGCTTTGCGCTGATTGATCTGGTCCTGCTGAGTTTGTCACGTCTGATGCTTTCGGTATGGCAGAGCGAGCGTGTGTTCTCCACTACCGACTTCGGCCAGATTTTTATCGGTGGCCTGCGCATCGATATTTCCTCAATTGGCTATCTGTTTGCGCCCGCTTTGCTGCTGGTAATTGCCGCAACCCTGCTACGTGCAACCCGTCATATTCGTGTTCCACTTAAAGTTTATTTGGTCGGCGGCAGCCTGCTGTTCCTGTTCTTTGAACTGATCACCCCCACCTTTATTCTTGAGTACGATCTGCGTCCGAACCGTCTGTTCATCGACTACCTGATCTATCCGAAAGAAGTGTTTTCGATGCTGGTTTCCGGCTACAAAACCGAGATTCTGGTGACATTCGTTGTTCTTTTCGTTGCCGCCCGACTGTTGGGTAAAGCGTTTGACGCGGTGTGGAGCTCAGATGTGAAAGGTGCGCTGGTATCGCAAATCGCGATGCAGTTGGTACTCACCTGTCTGCTGGTGCTTGGCGCTCGCGGCACGTTGGAACACCGCCCAATCAACCCGGCGTTGGTGGCGTTCTCTACCGACCACTTACTGAATGACCTGAGTCTCAACTCGGCTTACTCTGTGGCCTTTGCCTGGAAACAAGCGAAGAGCGAAATGTCGAGCTCCGATTTTTACGGTCCAATGGATCAGAAAGCGCTGCTGAGTGAAATTCACCGCACGCTGCAAAACCCGAACGCGGATTTTGCCGACCCGAATGCGCCGACCAAAACCATGCATACCACCAGCTTCCCGGGTCGTAAAAAGAATCTGGTGATCCTGTTGCAAGAGAGCTTGGGTGCCCGTTATGTGGGTAAACTCGGCGGCCTGCCGCTGACACCAAACCTCGACAAAATCATGGATGAAGGTTGGAACTTCACTCGCCTCTACGCCACGGGTACACGTTCAGTGCGTGGTATCGAAGCGGTGGTCACCGGTTTTACGCCAACACCTGCGCGTGCAGTGGTGAAGCTGGGTAAATCACAGCAGAACTTCTTTACTCTGGCGAGTTTCCTGGGCAATCAGGGTTACCACACCCAGTTTATCTACGGCGGTGAAGCGCACTTCGACAACATGAAAACCTTCTTCCTTGGTAACGGTTTTCAGGACATCGTTCAGGGCAGCGATTTCGACAAAGTCGACTTCACCGGCTCTTGGGGTGCGTCGGATGAAGATCTGTATGATCAGGCCAACAAAGAATTTACCGAACTGCATCAGCAAGGTAAGCCGTTCTTCAGTCTGGTGTTCACTTCATCGAACCATTCACCTTTCGATTACCCGGACGGCAAAATTACTCCGTACGATAGCGACAAACAGACCCGTAACAATGCAGCAAAATACTCTGACTACGCACTGGGCGAATTTGTGAAGAAAGCCAAGCAGTCGGAATACTGGAAAGACACCATTTTTGTGGTGGTGGCAGACCACGACTCACGTGTGTACGGTGCCAGTTTGGTACCTGTGCGCCACTTCCACATTCCCGCAGTGATTTTCGGTAACGATGTTCCGCACAAAGTGGATGATCGTCTGGCAAGCCAGATTGACCTGGGCCCGACGCTGCTGTCCCTGATTGGTGCCTCTGGTGAACACCCGATGCTGGGCAATGACTTTACCAAGCCGCTGACAGAATCTCAGCCGCGTGCCCTGCTGCAATACGACAAGAACTTCGCTTACCTCAAACAGGGCAAAGCCGTTGTCTTCCAGCCGGATAAAGCGCCGCAGACCTTCCTGCTGGACGGTGAAAACCTCACACCGACTCAGCCGGATGAAGCACTGGCTCAGGAAGCGCATGCCTACGCCAACTTCGGCAGCATGGCGTATCAAAAAGGTTGGTACGCACCTTAA
- a CDS encoding diacylglycerol kinase: MQQEVIIKRTGVHRIAYTFVHSFNGFKWLCKHEAAFQQELMLFVPLTIFAFWLDLPAMHTLLVMLSMVFVLFAEMVNTAIEAVVDRVGLEYHTLSGVAKNIGSALVLLSMACSLAVWGTVLWLR; this comes from the coding sequence ATGCAACAAGAAGTAATCATTAAGCGTACTGGTGTTCACCGTATTGCTTATACCTTTGTTCACAGTTTCAACGGATTTAAATGGCTTTGTAAGCACGAAGCCGCTTTTCAACAGGAGTTGATGCTCTTTGTTCCACTGACGATTTTTGCCTTCTGGCTGGATTTGCCAGCCATGCACACCTTGCTGGTGATGCTGAGCATGGTGTTCGTGCTGTTTGCTGAAATGGTGAATACAGCGATTGAAGCCGTCGTGGATCGCGTGGGTCTGGAATATCACACCTTATCTGGCGTAGCGAAGAACATCGGTTCTGCGCTGGTGCTGCTGAGTATGGCCTGTTCACTGGCCGTTTGGGGTACTGTGTTATGGCTACGCTGA
- a CDS encoding phosphoethanolamine transferase yields the protein MTTLIVVFAVYFGTVMNYPVLKTIFHLSADVSNPLFAYTAPLLLTCAFIIIFSAFAWPYFFKPFMAFVVLTSAAALYAEVNFQTLFDTTMMESVFETNSSEISFYLNSATVLYLLGFGGLPCLFLAMVRIKPYRTWTRAIVSRVGVVLIAVAGIGLVAGTSYKDYASVGRNNHYLNKMIIPAHLYNGAKYLNKTYFETKLAYQTLGSDAKVTAAPNGKPTLMVVVLGETARAMNFAYNGYNRDTNPYTKDMGLIAFQDVSSCGTYTALSVPCMFSNMTRDTYNKPRAAAQDNALNVLQHAGVDVLWIDNDGGDKGVADKLPYISIDASLKNNDCNGSTCFDVAMMTDAKKFIDDGSHNKLLVLHTIGSHGPTYWQRYPDAQAPFQPACNRSDIENCNDKQIVNVYDNTLVYTDYVLAQVINELKSVSNDYNVMLTYISDHGESLGESGLYLHGTPYAIAPKEQTHVPWLLWMPEQYAQQKGLSTQCIKDKAQNSTLSHDNLFHSLLGLYGVRSQVQNPELDITQSCLLNS from the coding sequence ATGACCACGCTCATTGTCGTATTCGCAGTGTACTTTGGTACGGTGATGAACTATCCCGTGCTGAAAACTATTTTTCATTTAAGTGCGGATGTCTCTAATCCGCTGTTTGCGTATACGGCGCCTCTGCTGCTGACCTGCGCTTTTATCATTATTTTCTCAGCGTTCGCCTGGCCGTATTTCTTCAAACCGTTTATGGCGTTTGTGGTACTGACGTCTGCCGCTGCGTTGTATGCGGAAGTGAACTTTCAGACTCTGTTCGACACCACCATGATGGAAAGCGTGTTTGAAACTAACTCGTCTGAAATTTCGTTCTATCTCAACTCAGCAACGGTGCTTTACCTGTTGGGTTTTGGCGGACTGCCTTGTCTGTTCCTCGCAATGGTACGCATCAAGCCATACCGTACCTGGACGCGCGCAATCGTCTCTCGCGTGGGCGTGGTGCTGATTGCGGTCGCGGGCATCGGTCTGGTCGCCGGAACCAGCTACAAAGATTACGCCTCGGTGGGTCGTAACAACCATTACCTGAATAAGATGATCATTCCGGCGCACCTGTACAACGGCGCGAAATACCTGAATAAAACCTACTTCGAAACCAAACTGGCTTATCAGACGCTTGGCTCAGATGCCAAAGTGACCGCAGCACCAAACGGCAAACCCACTCTGATGGTGGTTGTACTGGGTGAAACAGCCCGTGCAATGAACTTTGCGTACAACGGTTACAACCGCGACACCAACCCGTACACCAAAGACATGGGCTTGATTGCGTTTCAGGACGTCTCTTCCTGTGGTACTTACACGGCGTTATCAGTGCCATGCATGTTCTCGAACATGACTCGCGACACGTACAACAAACCTCGCGCAGCCGCGCAGGACAATGCGCTGAATGTGCTGCAACACGCAGGGGTTGATGTGCTGTGGATCGATAACGATGGCGGTGACAAAGGCGTGGCCGACAAACTGCCGTACATCTCTATCGATGCGTCCCTGAAAAACAACGACTGTAACGGTTCGACCTGTTTTGACGTGGCGATGATGACCGATGCGAAGAAATTCATCGACGACGGCTCTCATAACAAACTGCTGGTTCTGCACACGATTGGCAGCCACGGCCCGACTTACTGGCAGCGTTACCCGGATGCTCAAGCGCCGTTCCAACCTGCCTGCAACCGCAGCGACATCGAAAACTGTAACGACAAACAGATCGTCAACGTCTACGACAACACGCTGGTGTACACCGACTACGTGCTGGCCCAAGTGATCAACGAGCTGAAAAGCGTGTCGAACGATTACAACGTAATGCTGACCTACATTTCAGATCACGGGGAATCTCTGGGTGAAAGCGGCCTGTATCTGCATGGCACACCGTACGCGATTGCACCAAAAGAACAGACTCATGTGCCTTGGCTACTTTGGATGCCAGAGCAATATGCACAGCAGAAAGGATTGAGTACTCAGTGCATCAAAGACAAAGCGCAGAACAGCACCTTGTCGCACGACAACTTGTTCCATAGCTTGCTCGGCTTATATGGAGTGCGTTCACAAGTTCAGAATCCAGAGCTGGATATTACGCAAAGCTGCCTATTAAATTCATAG
- a CDS encoding thioredoxin family protein has protein sequence MRHFKVLGSGCTNCQKTAALIEQVANQLAIEVRVEKVTDLTAILHYQVMSTPAVVENEQVIHAGSVPNENMIRGWLNEPGKP, from the coding sequence ATGCGACATTTCAAAGTATTAGGTTCTGGCTGCACCAACTGTCAGAAAACCGCGGCACTGATTGAACAGGTAGCCAATCAACTGGCTATTGAGGTCCGTGTGGAAAAAGTCACGGATCTCACCGCCATTCTGCACTATCAGGTGATGTCGACCCCGGCAGTGGTTGAGAATGAACAGGTCATCCACGCAGGCAGTGTACCCAACGAAAATATGATTCGCGGTTGGTTAAACGAGCCGGGAAAACCATAG
- a CDS encoding permease — MFALFTALADWLTYSILALSPRTQLAEAVHFFIEDVSKIFALLLVMIYFIALLRASMNVERVRDYLAGQHQFLAYGSASVFGAVTPFCSCSSIPVFLGFTTAGIPLGITMAFLITSPLVNEVAVVLLWGLLGWKLTLWYVVIGITIGILCGWLLDKIRADRWLQPFVSDALNQGHSAHTTRASSDAIQMTLNQRHQFAKGEVRAIVSRVWKWVIIGVGVGAGLHGFVPAGWLTDNLGSGQWWSVPAAVLVGIPLYSNATGIIPVMESLLTNGLPLGTTLAFCMSTVAASVPEFVMLKQVMQWRLLALLFGLLLAAFTLIGWLFNLIILL; from the coding sequence ATGTTTGCGCTTTTTACCGCTCTCGCCGACTGGCTGACCTATTCTATCTTGGCACTGTCACCGCGCACGCAACTGGCCGAGGCGGTGCACTTTTTCATTGAGGATGTCAGCAAGATTTTTGCACTGCTGCTGGTGATGATTTATTTCATTGCCCTGCTGCGCGCATCGATGAATGTTGAACGGGTACGCGATTACCTTGCGGGGCAACATCAGTTTCTTGCTTATGGCTCTGCCAGCGTTTTTGGTGCCGTAACGCCGTTCTGCTCCTGCTCCAGCATTCCGGTCTTTCTGGGTTTCACCACAGCGGGAATCCCTTTGGGGATAACGATGGCGTTTCTGATCACATCGCCACTGGTTAACGAAGTGGCCGTGGTGCTGCTATGGGGTCTGCTCGGCTGGAAGCTGACCCTGTGGTATGTCGTCATCGGCATCACTATTGGCATTCTGTGTGGCTGGCTGCTGGATAAAATCCGCGCGGATCGTTGGTTGCAACCCTTTGTTTCGGATGCACTGAACCAAGGTCATTCCGCGCACACAACCAGAGCGTCGAGCGACGCAATCCAAATGACACTGAACCAGCGTCACCAGTTTGCCAAGGGCGAAGTACGCGCGATTGTCAGCCGGGTGTGGAAATGGGTCATCATCGGCGTTGGTGTCGGGGCTGGTTTACACGGATTTGTTCCCGCAGGCTGGCTCACTGACAACCTCGGAAGCGGTCAATGGTGGTCGGTGCCAGCCGCGGTATTGGTGGGCATTCCACTCTATTCCAATGCCACTGGCATCATCCCGGTAATGGAAAGTTTACTGACCAATGGCCTGCCGCTTGGCACTACGCTCGCGTTTTGCATGAGTACCGTCGCCGCCAGCGTGCCGGAATTTGTCATGCTCAAACAGGTGATGCAGTGGCGATTGCTGGCGTTGTTATTCGGCTTATTGCTGGCGGCCTTTACTCTGATCGGCTGGCTATTCAACCTCATCATTTTGCTCTAA